One Gossypium raimondii isolate GPD5lz chromosome 3, ASM2569854v1, whole genome shotgun sequence genomic window carries:
- the LOC105794554 gene encoding protein WVD2-like 4, which produces MEESACLVRSFSNPADISRQVKEGNPIRALTESISFGRFMSEPLAWEKWSTFSHNRYLEEVEKFSKPGSVAQKKAFFEAHYKRRAAMRAAALLEQANVVTNDASQMGTINAASVDPLSNTDLANSDASLSADQPEKNISDAEIINTAGVDAGNLSVVRENIDITDAEQSLAVMEEDVNMGKCDQGENSEAFENGDILSKIMATPKILPKDCADPKNSTSSSKKKRTNSLLKSSVPSRTSKLPLHPSKRMASAQAKSDANVAKSAGNSNDKKKTIPNSLHMSINVASSAGKTNKTSLRILRDSSTPTQTPTRALKKSADQENLAPSSEKRRSNSTSKLSNRGIVPKQTTSRIGNNHAHINKKPALDPNEQRRIAQKSLHMSMNFTPHAGETNKTSPKISRESSTPLEAPTRASVYGGLKHASKVVQARDRRTTSVLNKSVSATGDGRWPSLSSCSKSSNASGTSTRCTINSAPFSFRSEERVAKRKEFFKKLEDKMISKEAEKSQMLKKSKEKAKNELNKLRQSTDVKARLNEDSCHGSQFLSNYVKKITSNWPQSPQSGRKPSPSTVQDANSIHPRRPSIKAESSKNGSMKNNRTTCSRTSLPKNRHENASPNIQLSVGKRSISYKHENGGSVHGGGCDR; this is translated from the exons atgGAGGAATCTGCTTGTCTTGTAAGATCATTTTCTAATCCTGCAGATATTTCTCGCCAAGTTAAAGAG GGTAACCCCATTCGTGCTCTCACAGAATCAATATCTTTCGGCAGATTCATGTCGGAACCGCTGGCATGGGAGAAATGGTCAACATTTTCTCACAACCGTTACTTGGAAGAAGTGGAAAAGTTTTCAAAACCAGGATCTGTTGCTCAAAAGAAAGCTTTCTTTGAAGCTCATTACAAGAGAAGAGCCGCAATGAGAGCTGCGGCTTTGCTTGAGCAAGCCAATGTTGTCACCAATGATGCATCTCAAATGGGAACTATAAATGCAGCTTCGGTTGACCCTTTGTCAAATACGGATTTAGCCAATTCAGATGCATCTTTGAGTGCAGATCAGCCGGAGAAAAATATTTCCGATGCTGAGATAATTAATACTGCTGGTGTAGATGCAGGCAATCTTAGTGTTGTAAGAGAAAATATCGATATTACCGATGCGGAGCAAAGTCTGGCAGTGATGGAAGAAGATGTGAATATGGGGAAATGTGACCAGGGTGAGAATTCGGAGGCTTTCGAAAATGGTGACATCCTTAGCAAGATTATGGCAACCCCAAAGATTCTCCCTAAG GATTGTGCTGATCCAAAGAACTCAACTTCATCAAGCAAGAAAAAGCGAACAAATTCTTTGTTAAAGTCATCAGTTCCTAGTAGAACATCCAAACTTCCATTACATCCTTCTAAACGAATGGCTTCAGCACAAGCCAAGAGTGATGCTAATGTTGCCAAATCCGCTGGAAACTCAAATGACAAGAAGAAAACAATTCCGAACTCGCTCCACATGTCAATTAATGTTGCTTCCAGTGCTGGTAAAACTAATAAAACATCACTAAGAATTTTAAGAGATAGTTCAACTCCAACACAAACACCAACCAGGGCATTGAAGAAATCTGCTGATCAAGAGAATTTAGCTCCATCAAGTGAAAAAAGACGGTCGAATTCCACTTCGAAGTTATCCAATCGTGGCATAGTACCCAAACAAACAACTTCAAGAATAGGAAATAACCATGCTCATATTAATAAGAAGCCTGCATTAGACCCAAACGAGCAGAGGAGAATAGCTCAAAAATCCCTTCATATGTCAATGAATTTTACTCCGCATGCTGGTGAAACCAATAAGACATCACCTAAGATTTCCAGAGAAAGTTCGACTCCACTAGAAGCTCCAACCAGG GCATCCGTTTATGGGGGTTTAAAGCATGCTTCCAAGGTTGTTCAGGCACGAGATAGAAG AACTACATCAGTTCTCAATAAGTCAGTTTCAGCAACAGGAGATGGGAGATGGCCATCCCTCTCCAG CTGCTCGAAATCTTCAAATGCAAGTGGAACCAGTACAAGATGTACTATTAATTCTGCTCCATTTAGTTTCAGGAGCGAAGAAAGGGTGGCAAAACGGAAGGAG TTCTTTAAGAAGCTAGAAGACAAAATGATCTCAAAGGAAGCAGAAAAATCACAAatgctaaaaaaatcaaag GAGAAAGCAAAGAATGAACTGAACAAACTCCGGCAAAGCACTGATGTGAAAGCTAGATTGAATGAAGATTCATGCCATGGATCACAGTTCTTAAGCAATTACGTTAAGAAG ATCACGTCAAATTGGCCTCAATCACCACAATCTGGAAGGAAGCCATCTCCCAGCACAGTGCAAGATGCAAACTCTATACATCCAAGGAGGCCTTCGATTAAGGCCGAAAGCTCTAAGAATGGATCAATGAAAAATAACAGGACAACTTGTTCAAGGACCTCATTGCCAAAGAACAGGCATGAAAACGCCTCCCCAAATATCCAGCTTTCAGTTGGCAAAAGGAGTATTTCATACAAGCATGAAAATGGGGGGTCGGTCCACGGTGGTGGGTGTGACCGATGA